Proteins from a genomic interval of Streptococcus oralis:
- a CDS encoding LPXTG cell wall anchor domain-containing protein, translating to MKKWAKIITLSSIVVLASASAQMVYADTNASQNETAITAVSPNTGTTTASSNATTVPVVAPNAGTTTIPSSDTTVPAVAPNTGTTTIPSSDTTVPAVSPNTGTTTAPSSDTTVPSVPTSPSEQPSVVAPTDPGTTVATGSSSAASSSSSSSATTTTATTPTSEDKNKKDNATSDNKVSVSTIDGGTTTLIPDVKVPTNNPGVSAQTAVEAGASQVGTTSQVTGQVVQEVSPSSPVQTETGASIVSTQNGNVVLSDGSVVAPEVIGGTVNEDKTISVTDKDGKLKTLPNTGLKESILLTSAGFGLLAIVISFFLKKRSN from the coding sequence ATGAAAAAATGGGCTAAAATCATCACACTATCATCTATTGTCGTACTTGCTTCAGCGAGCGCTCAAATGGTTTATGCAGATACAAACGCTTCACAAAATGAAACTGCTATTACTGCTGTATCACCAAATACTGGAACTACAACAGCTTCATCAAATGCTACAACTGTTCCTGTTGTAGCGCCAAACGCTGGAACTACAACAATTCCATCAAGTGATACAACTGTTCCTGCTGTAGCGCCAAACACTGGAACTACAACAATTCCATCAAGTGATACAACTGTTCCTGCTGTATCACCAAATACTGGAACTACAACAGCTCCATCAAGTGATACAACTGTACCTTCTGTACCAACTTCACCTTCAGAACAACCTTCTGTTGTAGCTCCAACTGATCCTGGAACAACTGTAGCAACTGGTTCAAGCTCAGCAGCTTCATCAAGTAGCAGCTCTTCAGCAACTACAACTACAGCAACTACACCGACTTCTGAAGATAAGAACAAAAAAGACAATGCTACGTCAGATAATAAGGTTAGTGTTTCAACTATTGATGGGGGAACAACTACCTTAATTCCTGATGTTAAAGTGCCAACAAACAATCCTGGTGTATCTGCTCAAACAGCTGTAGAAGCAGGTGCTTCTCAGGTAGGAACAACGTCGCAAGTAACAGGTCAAGTTGTTCAAGAAGTGTCTCCTAGTTCACCAGTACAGACAGAAACAGGAGCTTCAATTGTAAGCACTCAGAACGGAAACGTTGTCCTCTCAGATGGCTCTGTAGTAGCGCCTGAGGTAATTGGAGGAACGGTTAATGAAGATAAGACTATCTCGGTTACTGACAAAGATGGGAAACTCAAAACACTTCCAAATACTGGTCTTAAAGAAAGTATATTACTAACATCTGCAGGTTTTGGATTATTGGCTATCGTCATTAGTTTTTTCTTAAAGAAACGTTCAAATTAA
- a CDS encoding PBECR4 domain-containing protein, with the protein MASIEELKALSILKVAESLGMSLQRTGSYTYTWEEHDSFTINVRENYFNWFARSNGGDVIKMVQVVQEELTGEKLSFKQAKHFLEEGSFDVVDVTNVPEKEPFSYYLEPYETKFIEAREYLKDVRGLSDETIDFFVEKNVLSQATKKTGDYYEPVIVFKSLDNQGEVIGASLQGIKENHDLYERGRLKQIMRASDGMTGMHVDIGTPKRLVFAEAPIDLMSYYELHKDSLEDVRLVAMDGLKESTVSRHVAELLSEVGELDDEVDQEKKSSFLAKTAKLSTFFKDGKHQDLITLAVDNDEAGHAFIERLTNKEIGLTPDLPPRLESQDKMDWNDYLKESKEKALDRSQEPLNNIGGELINRNSGYLEGEPSRTAPQPEESKTQPDFPANVQLYFNIDRSKESSVGLRNGYHYATDKDLRYLNRYAEEFQKSADWYLNELADSKVTYFYQDKEDVQMLQVDFEKRHWMHLTGIAPVYHEWAENLSEQFIEDVASGKGDFANLTVGIGFRDKAKLLPMLPEIFESDSFVFDDLSSVEKMGRLDVSSAIRSDDKDILLAFRTDDNSTFPATLLKPSRTLNIELDTLNQEKTILGVFVEKDDSIKTMSINPEFVKDNGQAMLDILRQNKDFEPFKDEPNLQNGGLAMADNNEPNLRNRIEQILREDEEKKQAEARKEELERDSDGDGIPDEVEKAQGTSPFNADTDGDGKSDQEEVSYGSNPIDSNHPNNQNQPSPEPQKSIAELIQAKDSKGLSQLLKDGVKDYFQSDTYKQYLTTMSKFHNYSPRNIQLILMQNPEASHVASFKKWKDEFERSVNKGEKSLRIFAPITLKRRDPKTNEPLLDENGNEQTFMSFKLVPVFDVSQTNGKELPKPIYELEGTYEDYGNLYKSAKEVSEANGVPLSFSKDTKGSNGFYSVTNNEIVIKQGMSEQQTLKTIFHEMAHSDLHNMEKLQETPLKRSTAELQAESVAFVVASHYGLDTSEYSFGYLATWTDDPDGLSDLEGQIKIVQKEADSLISRIDKTLEKYQTKELTKDAFQEKIDRLKNQSKEKEVEPKEKEQAKDAPKKEQKSDNEMSL; encoded by the coding sequence ATGGCGAGTATTGAAGAACTCAAAGCCCTGTCAATTCTAAAAGTGGCAGAAAGCCTGGGCATGAGTTTACAGCGAACAGGAAGCTATACTTACACTTGGGAAGAACATGACTCTTTCACTATCAATGTTAGGGAAAACTATTTCAATTGGTTTGCCCGTAGCAATGGCGGTGATGTGATTAAAATGGTTCAAGTCGTTCAGGAAGAATTGACAGGGGAGAAGCTTTCTTTTAAGCAAGCAAAACACTTCTTGGAAGAAGGTAGTTTTGACGTGGTCGATGTGACCAACGTTCCTGAAAAAGAACCCTTCAGCTATTACCTTGAGCCTTATGAAACTAAGTTCATAGAAGCCAGGGAATATCTGAAGGATGTCAGGGGCTTGTCTGATGAGACGATCGATTTTTTCGTAGAAAAAAACGTCTTATCACAAGCAACTAAAAAGACAGGGGACTACTATGAACCTGTCATTGTTTTCAAGAGTTTAGACAACCAAGGAGAGGTTATAGGCGCTTCTCTTCAAGGTATTAAGGAAAATCATGACCTTTACGAGAGAGGGCGCTTAAAACAGATTATGAGGGCTTCTGATGGTATGACGGGAATGCACGTTGATATTGGAACACCTAAACGATTAGTCTTTGCGGAAGCTCCTATTGATTTGATGAGCTATTATGAGCTTCACAAGGATAGTCTTGAAGATGTCCGCCTGGTTGCGATGGATGGCTTAAAAGAATCAACGGTGAGTCGTCACGTGGCAGAACTCTTGTCTGAAGTTGGTGAACTTGATGATGAGGTTGACCAGGAGAAAAAATCTTCCTTCCTCGCTAAAACAGCTAAATTAAGCACTTTTTTTAAGGATGGAAAGCACCAGGACTTAATTACCCTTGCAGTTGATAATGATGAAGCAGGTCACGCCTTTATTGAGCGGTTGACCAATAAAGAAATTGGATTGACTCCAGATCTCCCCCCGAGATTGGAAAGTCAGGACAAGATGGACTGGAATGATTACCTGAAGGAGAGCAAAGAAAAAGCCCTTGACCGAAGTCAAGAGCCACTTAATAACATTGGGGGCGAACTAATCAATCGCAATTCCGGTTATTTAGAAGGCGAACCTTCAAGGACAGCACCACAGCCTGAAGAGTCAAAGACTCAACCTGATTTTCCTGCCAATGTTCAATTATATTTTAACATTGATAGGTCAAAAGAGTCAAGTGTTGGGCTTAGAAATGGCTATCATTATGCGACTGATAAAGATTTGAGGTATCTCAATCGTTACGCTGAAGAATTTCAAAAATCGGCTGACTGGTATCTTAATGAGTTGGCTGATAGTAAGGTCACGTATTTTTACCAGGATAAAGAAGACGTTCAGATGCTTCAGGTGGATTTTGAAAAAAGGCATTGGATGCACTTGACAGGGATTGCTCCTGTTTATCATGAGTGGGCTGAAAATTTATCAGAGCAATTCATTGAAGACGTAGCTTCAGGAAAAGGCGATTTTGCAAATTTAACAGTTGGGATTGGCTTTAGAGATAAGGCAAAATTACTCCCTATGCTCCCTGAAATCTTTGAGTCAGATTCTTTTGTCTTTGATGATTTATCTTCCGTTGAGAAGATGGGGCGGTTAGATGTTTCAAGTGCTATTCGTTCAGACGATAAAGATATTCTTTTAGCTTTTCGGACGGATGATAACTCAACCTTCCCTGCAACATTGCTGAAGCCTAGCCGAACGCTCAACATTGAACTGGATACTTTAAATCAAGAAAAAACGATATTAGGGGTCTTTGTTGAGAAAGACGACAGCATCAAAACAATGTCAATCAATCCTGAATTTGTTAAAGATAATGGACAAGCAATGCTTGATATATTGCGACAAAATAAAGATTTTGAACCCTTTAAAGATGAACCAAATTTACAAAATGGAGGTCTAGCTATGGCAGACAATAATGAACCAAATTTGAGAAATCGCATTGAGCAAATTCTCAGAGAAGACGAAGAGAAAAAACAAGCTGAAGCACGAAAAGAAGAGCTTGAACGTGATTCAGATGGTGATGGTATTCCTGATGAAGTTGAAAAAGCTCAAGGGACAAGTCCTTTTAATGCTGACACAGACGGTGACGGAAAGTCAGACCAGGAAGAGGTTAGTTATGGGTCAAACCCGATTGACAGCAATCATCCAAATAATCAAAATCAACCTTCACCTGAACCACAAAAAAGCATTGCTGAACTGATTCAGGCAAAAGACAGTAAGGGGCTTTCTCAACTTTTGAAAGATGGCGTTAAAGACTATTTTCAGTCTGACACTTACAAACAATACTTGACCACAATGAGTAAATTTCACAATTACTCACCGAGAAATATTCAGTTGATTTTAATGCAAAACCCTGAAGCTTCTCACGTGGCATCCTTCAAAAAGTGGAAGGATGAATTTGAGAGAAGTGTCAATAAGGGAGAAAAGTCATTACGGATTTTTGCCCCTATAACTCTAAAAAGACGAGACCCTAAAACTAATGAACCACTCTTAGATGAGAATGGAAATGAACAAACATTTATGTCTTTCAAACTTGTCCCAGTCTTTGATGTCTCACAGACAAATGGAAAAGAATTACCCAAACCAATCTATGAACTTGAGGGGACTTATGAAGATTATGGCAATCTTTACAAGTCAGCTAAAGAGGTATCTGAAGCTAATGGTGTTCCCCTTTCTTTCAGCAAAGACACCAAAGGCTCTAACGGTTTTTATTCCGTAACCAACAATGAAATTGTAATTAAGCAAGGGATGTCCGAGCAACAAACACTAAAAACAATCTTTCATGAAATGGCACATTCTGACCTACACAATATGGAGAAATTACAAGAAACTCCTCTTAAAAGAAGTACCGCAGAATTACAAGCTGAGTCAGTTGCTTTTGTGGTAGCTAGTCATTATGGGTTAGATACAAGTGAGTACAGTTTTGGCTATTTGGCAACATGGACAGATGACCCTGACGGACTATCTGACCTAGAAGGTCAAATTAAAATTGTACAAAAAGAAGCAGATAGTTTGATTTCAAGAATTGATAAAACTCTTGAAAAGTATCAAACTAAAGAACTGACCAAGGATGCCTTTCAAGAAAAAATTGATCGCTTGAAAAACCAATCTAAAGAAAAAGAGGTTGAACCTAAAGAGAAAGAGCAGGCGAAAGATGCTCCAAAAAAAGAGCAGAAGAGCGACAACGAGATGAGCCTGTAA
- a CDS encoding VirD4-like conjugal transfer protein, CD1115 family, whose amino-acid sequence MVTEQKKRRFLPYLIVGLILCYAVHWLVKLYDIAPATEGVTFIDNARLDWMMENWTSKSFIDFNFTQASLYGGGLALFVVLMFYFRVGDKGRYRYGEEYGSARYATNKEIASFRDKEPENDMIFSQNGRMGLFNKRLPFNRQLNKNTLIVGLPADGKTFTFVKPNLMQMNSSFVITDPKGLLVRETGKMLEDHGYKIKIFDLVTLTNSNQFNVFHYMHDELDIDRVAEAIIAGTKRSDNTGEDFWNQAEMLLMRALIGYLYFDGKVLKKYEPNIAQVADLLRNIKREDEDTPSVVERLFEELEEELPGNYANRQWELFNSNFEGKTMTSVLSIASSRFAVFDHDAVRNLTARDSMEMEKWQIEKTAVFIAIPETDKSFNFIATTMFTMMFRQLPKTADEILQGDHPTCKPEDLLHIRLILDEFANFGRFPHFTETLSSVRSREISIDIIIQAISQLKALYKDQWETIFNNCATLVYLGTNDKETMNYFSMRSGKQTINVKNQSQTRGTQGSSSQSIQTIQRDLLTPDEVARIGVDEALIFISKQNVFRDKKTNVLQHPRAKELANSPSDTNWYRYTRSMSDMDDWDANVNHDRVIETTSAKVLEVKLPFEEVA is encoded by the coding sequence ATGGTTACAGAACAGAAAAAACGTCGCTTTCTCCCTTATTTGATTGTGGGTCTTATCCTTTGCTATGCGGTGCATTGGTTGGTCAAGCTTTATGACATAGCACCTGCAACTGAAGGAGTTACCTTTATAGATAATGCCCGTTTGGATTGGATGATGGAGAATTGGACAAGTAAGTCTTTTATTGACTTTAACTTCACTCAAGCTAGTCTATATGGTGGCGGTTTAGCTCTCTTTGTTGTCCTGATGTTTTACTTTCGAGTTGGTGACAAAGGGCGCTACCGCTACGGGGAGGAATACGGGTCGGCACGGTACGCCACGAACAAGGAAATAGCTTCTTTTCGGGATAAAGAACCTGAAAATGATATGATTTTCAGTCAAAATGGACGAATGGGACTTTTCAATAAACGCCTCCCTTTCAACCGTCAATTAAACAAGAACACGCTGATAGTCGGTTTACCAGCGGACGGGAAAACTTTCACCTTTGTGAAACCTAACCTGATGCAAATGAATAGTTCATTTGTTATCACTGACCCGAAAGGTCTTCTTGTCCGTGAGACAGGAAAAATGCTTGAAGATCACGGCTATAAAATCAAAATCTTTGACCTGGTCACTCTGACCAACTCTAATCAGTTCAACGTCTTTCACTATATGCACGATGAGCTAGATATTGATAGAGTTGCTGAAGCGATTATCGCAGGGACAAAACGGTCAGATAACACAGGTGAGGATTTTTGGAATCAGGCTGAAATGCTTTTGATGAGGGCGTTGATTGGGTATCTCTACTTTGACGGAAAAGTCCTGAAGAAGTATGAGCCAAATATCGCTCAGGTTGCAGACCTTTTAAGAAATATCAAGCGTGAGGATGAAGATACTCCAAGCGTGGTTGAAAGACTGTTTGAAGAACTTGAAGAAGAATTGCCAGGAAACTATGCTAATAGACAGTGGGAATTGTTTAATAGCAACTTTGAAGGCAAAACAATGACGTCTGTATTATCTATTGCTTCTTCACGTTTTGCCGTCTTTGACCATGATGCGGTTAGAAACCTGACCGCCCGTGACTCAATGGAAATGGAAAAATGGCAGATTGAAAAAACAGCCGTCTTTATCGCTATTCCTGAAACAGATAAGTCTTTCAACTTTATTGCAACGACTATGTTTACCATGATGTTTAGGCAGCTACCAAAGACAGCGGATGAAATCCTTCAGGGAGACCATCCAACGTGCAAACCTGAAGACTTGTTACATATCAGACTTATCTTAGATGAGTTTGCCAACTTTGGACGTTTCCCACACTTCACGGAAACACTTTCTTCAGTTCGCTCCCGTGAGATTTCAATTGATATTATCATTCAAGCCATCAGTCAATTGAAGGCACTCTATAAAGACCAATGGGAGACCATATTCAATAACTGTGCTACCCTAGTTTACTTGGGGACGAATGATAAGGAAACAATGAACTATTTCTCAATGCGAAGCGGTAAGCAGACTATCAATGTTAAGAATCAGTCGCAAACAAGAGGAACGCAAGGGTCAAGCAGTCAGTCTATTCAAACCATTCAGCGTGACCTTCTCACACCTGATGAGGTGGCTCGTATTGGGGTTGATGAAGCCTTAATCTTTATCTCTAAACAAAATGTCTTCAGAGATAAGAAAACTAACGTTCTTCAGCATCCACGTGCTAAAGAACTGGCGAATAGTCCAAGTGATACGAACTGGTATCGTTATACCCGTTCCATGTCTGATATGGATGACTGGGATGCCAACGTCAACCATGATAGGGTGATAGAAACAACTAGCGCAAAGGTGCTAGAAGTAAAATTACCATTTGAGGAAGTGGCTTAA